A genomic stretch from Epinephelus moara isolate mb unplaced genomic scaffold, YSFRI_EMoa_1.0 scaffold234, whole genome shotgun sequence includes:
- the LOC126387140 gene encoding ribonuclease P/MRP protein subunit POP5-like isoform X1 has product MVRVKSRYLLCEVNVSDRSRLLLLDDRAVAAAVKAAVARIHGDYGAALCSIRFSVKYLNAHTGIVLLRFPKRCYKLLWSALPFITCIETRGHIIPCFLNCLHVGGTIRTCQKFLIRYNTQQLHRMLPNCKNEEEKQQVQTAILKCSLTGGNKESFGEESDSEEDEQ; this is encoded by the exons AGACAGAAGCCGCCTGTTGCTGCTGGATGACAGGGCTGTTGCAGCGGCAGTGAAAGCAGCGGTGGCCCGAATACACGGGGACTATGGGGCAGCTCTCTGCAGCATCAGATTCTCTG TGAAATATCTGAATGCTCATACTGGAATAGTACTCCTGCGTTTTCCCAAAAGGTGTTACAAACTCCTCTGGTCTGCATTGCCTTTCATTACCTGTATTGAAACTCGTGGGCACATAATCCCATGCTTTCTGAACTGTTTGCATGTGGGAG GAACAATTAGAACATGTCAGAAGTTTTTGATCCGATACAACACCCAGCAGCTACATCGAATGCTCCCGAACTGCAAAAACGAAG aAGAAAAGCAACAGGTTCAGACAGCTATTCTGAAGTGCTCTCTAACAGGAGGAAACAAGGAGTCATTTGGAGAGGAATCAGATAGTGAGGAAGATGAACAGTGA